TTTGAAATGCTTTGTGATCACAGGTTTGCGCGAGTGAACGTTCTGATGACAAAAGTGAATACGAGCACAATTACCCCACAGGAGCTCCGTGCATCGGACACCTTAAAAGATAATAGATGCCAGGAATGACGAAATTGTTTGCTCAGAACGGACGAAAATACATATGTAAGCGTCACTTTCATACCCATGCGCGGAGATTCACAATGTATAAAATCCTGCGGCGCCGATTGTTGCAGCAGGAAGGAAACTTGTGAAGCGATTGTCACCGTGTTGACACGTACTGCAGAACGCTGCAGAAGTAGTTTccagctgattttttttttcttttttcttggctccACCTGCCATATACTAAGGGTTTTTTATTAGGCTGGCAAGGGGCGTCTGATACTTACACTTCCAATTAGCATTGCTTGCTTTGGTTGGATTGGTTGAGTCACGAATAGACCTCGTGTTCTAGAGAGAGTGGTTGGGCTCGATTTACTTTGCGTGGCCAAGATTAAAATGGCGTCAAACTACTTTACAGAAAGCGAACAGAATTAGATGCCATAAAACTAAACCGTGAACAAACGATGCCAACGATGCAAAATATGGGGTTGTCAATGTGAGCCTAACTCGGCTTAGCAACACAGCATAACCAAGCATAACAAGCTTTCGCTTGCATAACTGGGCCTATCCGAGCTGAGCCGCAGTGAGTTTTTACCATGAAGAAAAAGCGAATACATATTATCTAAAAAGCTTTTTAAAATCGATATGATGTGAGCCGCGTGTCAGTACATAACGCAGCAGTCTGTAACTGCCGTCTGTTCCGAGTTGTTGCTTATTGCAGACGTGGAATACATGATACACTTCGGTAAACATCTACGGTTGCTTCTTGGTTGTGTCGATGTGGCCGTCATGTCACGGGTGCTGAACAAAGAATGGGTAGGAATTAAAGATCCCTGGACAAGGCAATATTTTGAGAGACAAATTGGGATAATGGTGGGAAAGTAAACGCAGAGCGTAAATAGAATCACACTAGCGAAGAGAGAAGATGGCTGAATCACGGGTGCTCCTCATCACCGTAGCCCTAAGGTAACAGAAGAATTCGAAGACGAAGCCGTTCTTGCTGCCACCCACATGAAACGCTTTGGAACTGCCAAATCACTAGTTTGGCACTGCCAAACTGGTGCCAGCGTGTTTGCCAGCCAATCAACACTGAAACGGCAGCTAGCGGAAGGCGACCTCCACAGCCACGTAGCGGCGCAGATACCACCAATATCGGCACAAACCAAAACTGAGCGCCTATTTTTCGCCAACGAACACGCCTCGTGGGGCGCAGGTAGGTAGAATACAGTCGTCTTCACCGATTAATCTGCCTTTGCGACCGTGAGTGATTTCCAAAGGCGCATCTGACGTTCCGATTACTAAAGGTCTCACCTTCACTATGCACAGAAGATGCGCAGTCAATGTGTGGGACGCCGTATCCAGAGGGAAACCTTGTGTGCTGCATTGGATAGATGGGAGCAGTACACCAAAGAAATGCTACGAAATACGCAATCTCGTCATGCTTTTATATGTTCAAGACCGCGCTATCCCGACAGTGATATTATTTTTTCAACAGGACGTCTCCTCTGTGCACGCATCACGAAAGTGGATGGACTTCAAATCCATCTTAACGTTAGAAGGCTTCGATGGCTACCAAAAGAGCCTATATGAACATAATTTAGCATATATGGGGCAAAAGAAAGCCGAACATCTTGAGGAGCCAATGTCATGGCATTTTGGCAAGTGCGCTCTCGGAGGCGGCAGAAAGGAAGTGAGACTGTGCGAATGTCGACTCCAGCTTCTTTGACGCACTGTACAGACCACTGCCTTCTCGAATAGAGGATGTCACTGACCTCCAAGGAGGCATAACCCGACACTGGGCCTGAGGTGACGTGCAAGGACATATGAATTAATTCACTGAAATTTGGCGTCACCTACAGCTGAATCCTAAACCTTTCAGTTGCTTTCGTTTACGCCTTTATTTTAATTGTTAAGAGTATGACTACATAGGATAATATCTCAATTAAATTGCTTGAATTTGGTGACTCGCAGTATCAAAATGGGCATAGCATCTTTTCATATATTCGCATAAAAGtgctttcaatgtaaaaatagCGCTGAGCCTCaagggcgtagccggggggggggggaggttctgGTGCTAGGAATACCTAACGCAGTAAAAGAGCACATTTTACTAGAACATGGTGACGCAGTGAGAATCCCTACTGAACTAGCCTTGCCAGTTAATTGGAGTGATAGCTTAGCAGGGGTTCACATGTTCGTTCCTGTAATATGTGTCATTCCCAGTTACTAAAAGGGCGCACTGTGATCGAACATGGTCATGTTACACGAATCGTTAGCCCATTTGCAAAGTGAGCTTTATGTAAAGATAGCCCAAGAAAGACGGACGCCGCCTTGTGTGCTATCTATAATGTGTGCATAGAAGAGTGCACTATGCTAAAATGCCCTGTCATGTAACACCAGTCATTAAGCTTCAGCGTGTTAGCTCATCCAGTGATCGCTGAACAGGGCTTTATAGCCACACAGATAAGTGTGTACTAAGACTGAGCAGATGAGGAGTCCGCCATGTCCGGACGGCGTCATATAGCACTAATCATTTGTAATTGCCTCATGTGAGCTTACAATAGTGATAGTTGACCTGGGCTTTAAAGGCCATTTCATTTGATATACATCATGCATGTAGAAAACCATTGCATCACACCCGAAAGTGGTCATGTGGCAAAATATATTAGTGACTCGGTCGTTACCGTTCATCGATTTAATAGTTGAAGAGGATTTCGAAAATGATATTGGTTGACATGCATCATGCTCTGGGATAGAAGCACGGTGCACTCGGTCGCTATGTGGCACTTTTATCGCAGTCACTAGTGTTTACCTAGTGTGAGCACATAAGAGTTATAGCCGAACCAGACTCCCAACacaatttcgtttgatatgcatcaggCCAGGATACGAACGAGTGCAGTGCTTTCGAATACGGCCATGTGATAAGAGTCACTAGCGACAACATGAAGCCACATTGTAGCGATACccagactgggcttcaaaaaccatttcgtttgatatgcatcaagccagggtgcaCAATATGTCAACATGCCCGAAAGAAGTCACGTGACCTCaatcactagtgacttgtccATGTCAACTCTCTCACTttcgtattcgaagagagcttctccatccgcctcgtttgatatgcgtcatggGTATGTAGAGGTAGTTTCCAGCGCTCTATGTGGTGATCGTGCGTCCCTAATCACTAGCGACTTGGTCAcgtgacctcatcatggtggtagctgagccgggcttcgaaaaccatttcgtttgatatgcatcatccctgggtagaagagcactgcaactcgactgaacattggtcacgtgaccacgtcactagtgatcatccaatgtggactcatttagtcatagccagactgggcttcaaaaaccatttcgtttgatatgcatcgaGCCAGGGTACACAATATGGCAACATGCCCGAAAgtagtcacgtgacctgaatcactagtgacttgtccgtgtcaactctcccactctcgtattcgaagagagcttctccatccgcgtcgtttgatatgcgtcatggGTATGTAGAGGTAGTTTCCAGGGCTCTATATGGTGATCGTGCGTccctaatcactagtgacttggtcatgtgacctcatcatggtggtagctgagccgggcttcggaaaccatttcgtttgatatgcatcatccctgggtagaagagcactgcactcgactgaacattggtcacgtgaccaccTCACTAGTGATCATGCAATGTGGACTCATTTAGtcatagccagactgggcttcaaaaaccatttcgtttgatatgcatcaagccagggtaCACAATATGGCAACATGCCCGAAAgtagtcacgtgacctgaatcactagtgacttgtccgtgtcaactctcccactctcgtattcgaagagagcttcttcatccgcgtcgtttgatatgcgtcatgggtatgtagagatagtttccagcgctctatgtggtgatcgtgcgtccctaatcactagcgacttggtcatgtgacctcatcatggtggtagctgagccgggcttcggaaaccatttcgtttgatatgcatcatccctgggtagaagagcactgcactcgactgaacattggtcacgtgaccaccTCACTAGTGATCATGCAATGTGGACTCATTTAGTCATTGCCAGACTAGGCTTCACAAACCtattcgtttgatatgcatcgagccagggtgcacaatatggcagcatgcccgaaagtagtcacgtcacctgaatcactagtgatttgtccgtgtcaactctctcactctcgtattcgaagagagcttctccatccgcgtcgtttgatatgTGTCATGGGTATGTAGAGGTAGTTTCCAGTGCTCTATGTGGTGATCGTGCGTCCCTAATCATTAgtgacttggtcatgtgacctcatcatggtggtagctgagccgggcttcggaaaccatttcgtttgatatgcatcatccctgggtagaagagcactgcactcgactgaacattggtcacgtgaccaccTCACTAGTGATCATGCAATGTGGACTCATTTAGtcatagccagactgggcttcaaaaaccatttcgtttgatatgcatcaagccagggtaCACAATATGGCAACATGCCCGAAAgtagtcacgtgacctgaatcactagtgacttgtccgtgtcaactctcccactctcgtattcgaagagagcttctctatccgcgtcgtttgatatgcgtcatgggtatgtagaggtagtttccagcgctctatatggtgatcgtgcgtccctaatcactagtgacttggtcatgtgacctcatcatggtggtagctgagccgggcttcggaaaccatttcgtttgatatgcatcatccctgggtagaagagcactgcactcgactgaacattggtcacgtgaccaccTCACTAGTGATCATCCAATCTGGACTGATTTAGtcatagccagactgggcttGAAAAACCATTTCGTTggatatgcatcaagccagggtgcacaatatggcagcatgcccgaaagaagtcacgtgacctgaatcactactgaattgtccgtgtcaactctctcactctcgtattcgaagagagcttcatcatccgcgtcgtttgatatgcgtgATGGGTATGTAGAGATAGTTTCCACCGCGCGTTGCGATGGTCATGCGTCCCTAACCACTAGTGACATGCTCATGTAACCTCATCATGGTGGTGGCAgagccgggcttcgaaaaccatttcgtttgatatgcatcatccctggtTTGTTATGTGATATGATATATGATATAAGTTATGTGATAGCCAGAAACTCCTGTCCATAGCCACATTTACATTTATAATCAGAAGCCTCTAAAAGCCATTTCACAATTTCAGTGCTTTCAGCTCCAATCATTCAGAGAGGGAGAGGTAAATGAGAGCTTCGTTAGAATAGTTCCTTCTCTTATTCCAGTGGCATTTTTTCACCACCGATTGCTATGGCGCCACGCTGCCTATCGGCCAAGGTACCACCGAAATGCTCCCAACCGATGGTAAAGCACTTCGGCTGGCCTGCGTAGCCTGCGTAGCCAGCACCCCCTCGCCACCCGCACTGTTGTTGGACTCCGACGAGCGGTGGCCAATGTCGGCCCATTCCAGCAGTGCTGCCAACTCTGGAGACATTTTCCTATATCTAGGGATTTTTGTGTTATCTAAGGAAATAGGGAAACAAATCTGAATCTAAGGAAATTTCGTGCCAGGACACTGAAACAGCAAAACCACTGATGTGACGGTGAGTTTTGACTTCAGTCACTTGCAAATTATCTTCGCATTAGCACGTGAACTATTACTATTGATCATAAAACAGCGCTGTGAATGCACTTCACCCAGTAAATGAGAGTGTGTGGGTGCTAGGCCATGTAATGAAGTAGTGCTACGGCAATTTTGTCATTCATACCGCTTTAACGGGGCTGCCAATGTATGCTCTGaataatatatatgtatgtgtaacCGGCAAAACAAGCGTATgctgggacaccaaaacaaagcAACAAGGCCAAATCAGGCTCTAAGTGGACACATATACCTTGCACCGAGCATGACACTGCAGTCGTGCCGCTAAACAGCAGAATACACGTGTATACAAATATCACTGGGAACTGCCCATAGGCAGAGCAGCGTTGGAGAGAATCCCAGTGGTCATGTGCTTGGGGGGGTTTCACTTTGGAGGAAAGAAAATGACACGTAAGCGCGCGCATACATGTTGTGGTGCTATGTCAGTACACGGCATTCACAAAAATGCTTCACACCTTTCACATTTGTGTCTTGAAGTGGCACACTGTTGTGACACTGCTACATTCTGTATGATGAGTGCTGTGTTCATCTTCTGTACAATTCGAATAAGGTTCCATGTAATCTTGGCACTTTGGTCTAGGTGCAAAACAACTTTGGACAGCAACAAAGTGTTTACATCTTCTGTGAATGTGACTTCAAGTAGGAGACTCTGTTGTTGGCATTACAACTTGCACTGCAGCATCATTTCAGTTTGAGCCCCGTGAGTTCATTACGTGAATATTTTAAAACAAGCTTAAAAATTACTCTCTATATAAATTTAAACGTTCAATTAAATTTAAACTACCAAGATTTCCAGCCTATTTGCATAGCACAAACGAAATTTTTTCGTTATAGAAATTATATTTGCAGGCTGAACAACTAACCTTTGCAAGAATATCTAGGGAAACCTAGGGCAACCTTTTATGCGAGTTACGGAAAACTGGCTCCGGGGGTTGTCGGCACTGCATTCCAGATTGACCCTAGAGTTTAGTGTAAATTGTTACCTTTGGTAGCACATGCTGTAACTCCAGGTTGAACACTGCGCCAAGCATCGCAGCAGCCGAGCGATGAACTTACTTGATCGGTGGTTGCCGTCGCCGGCGGCGCCTTCGTCCTTGCGGGCGTGACCATTCTTGTGGTGGTGCCGGTGGTGCCTGCGGTGGCCGCGCCGGCGGTAACCAGGCACGTGCAACCCAACATACACCGTGTGAGCTCGGTGACCTGTGATTCACAATCGACATCGCGCCACATCACCGCAAGTAAGAGACATCAAAAACACAAAAATGCGGCTGACCGCGGCAACATGTGAAGTCGCGCAATATGTGAAGGAGCCCGTTTAGACAAGTTACTAAGTTGAAAATAAACCAATATATTTTGGGgcacattttctttccttttcttcttctttggatAAGGGTATTTCAAAACTTGTTAACGATAGCCTCAGATCACGTACTAAGACGTGACTTTGCACGACTATAAACCTGCACAATAAAGCTTCACGTGACAGATGGACAGACGTAGTTCTAATTAGATGTTTTcgcccaatttctttttttctctctctcttctttttcatgTAAGAAGGTTAATAGCTACACTATATGTTAACTCTCGCAAAAGCAAGCACGCAATAAAGCAAGTCTTGTCGCGCAAATGAGGTATGAAAGAGAATGTGGTGCAAtttatacacatatacacacaaaaGCCAATGTTACTTAAGCAACCCATCTTACATATGTAATGTCTCGCAGATGAAAATTTTCGAGTCCAACTTACACAGAGAATGGGGAGATCTCAGTGAAATTTGTATAGTACATTCTAGTGTGTGGTTAATCAGCCCGTTTGTCAAATGGTGTGCCCACTCCAAATCTGTACGCTCGAGCAGATCCCTTAGACAGGGCTGGCTCCTGACGTCGTGATGTCAGCAAGAGGAGCAGCAGCGCATGCCAGTTGCCagcatcttgaaaattcgttttttactgcgaagctgtatacctctactatccaaggaaattttcgtgtcgttggcgtggtcaGCAAAaagtccccatacgtgggccgatcccgaagacagtagAATACagacccgacccgcggcggaggtaaagcaggcgttaagctttccccatacgtgggccgatcccgaaaatagtgcaataccggctcgaccagcggcggaggtgaagcaggcgttaagccctccccatacgtgggccgataccgaagatagtgaaatgcccaGCCgtcccgcagcggaggtgaagcaggcgttaagcactccccatacgtgggccgatcgcgaagatagtgcaataccggcccgacccgcggcggaggtgaagcaggcgttaaactctccccatacgtgggctgaatccgaagatagtgcaatgccgggccgacccgcgtcgAAGGTGCGGTTCGGCATTACGGGGGGACGACGCTAGGGGGCCAAACGGAGCAGTCACGCTTCGCATGAGCTCCTGCCTCGACGCCTCATTTCACCCGGAAAACCTCGACGCCGCCGAAAATGCAGTGCTCTATCGTCCTCTACTAATCAAGCGAAACCCGTGGATAACTGGTTTTCAACCGTAAGTCCATATTTCCCGTTCTCTGCTTGCTCGAAGATCCGCGGAGAAGAACGCTGCTCTAAGCCTAAGCGGCGTCGGGCCGACGGCCCGACGGAACGCTGCTCCAGCTCGTGCGGGACGCGCCAGGATGGCTGACGACGACGCGTCTGCTACGATCGGAGCCACGACGCCGATCGAAAAGAACCCCCAACGCGACGACAACGCTACCGACCTATCGCAAAAGAAAACCCTTGACAACGGGGGATGGTTTATTGCAAAATACCACAACTCAAGGCTCATCGCCGTTCCGGATACCGGGACCGAAGCGGTCGACAAATCAGCACCGAGCCAGCCCAAACTAAAGGAGAATCCCATTCGCCAAGAGAAGCTACCTCCACTGCCGAAGACCGATTTCAAAGTCATCATTAGACCGAAGAATGGGCTCAACATCAGTCAACTGAGCACGCATCAGATGGCCCGGGCTATAACCAAAGCATGTGGAAACCCAGACATGTGCAACGAAGGCAACTTGCTTATACGGTTGCGCAACGGATCGAACATCGCCATAATCAGCACGCCAAGCATGGAGACTGCCAATGTAGTGCAGAGCATTCCAAGTCTCCGTTTTGGTGCGAAAGACTATGCAGTGACGGCGTACGTGGCAGCGCCGGACAATTCGTGTAAAGGAGTGATTCATGGACTGGACGCCGGTACAACGCCGACCGAATTACTGGCCCACCTTCGGGTACGTACCCATGGAGTCAAAATACTTTACGCAAGAATGCTTGGAAACTCCCAAACCGCGGTAATTACCTTCGAGGGCAAGATCGTCCCCCGCTACGTTTACTACTACGGCGGCGAGACGCGTTGCTACCTCTATCGGTCGTCGCGGCAAGTTTGCTATATATGCTTCAAGCCTGGGCATAGGGCGGATGTATGCCCGACACCTGACGCCGTTGTCTGCTCGAACTGCGCCGAGCCAGTAATCGAAGACGGACACGCCTGCGAGCCCAGGTGTGCGCTGTGCAAGGAAGCGCACCCGACACGGGCAAAGGAGTGCAAAGAACGCCTCTGGAAACCGAGAAGCCCACGGGGGAGAAAAAAAGAGGAACCGGACGCCGAAGCCAAGGACGCCGGTGGACGTGGCCGGCCCAGGAAACGCTGGTTCAGTAGGGACTCCAGCTCGACATCCAAGTCTAGATCAAGGTCGAGATCCGCGTCCAAGACCAGGCAGGCTCCagaaacgaaaaagaagcagcagaagaagaccatacacaagaaggaagaagacAGTAAGGTGAGCTGGAAAGCGCATCTTTTCTcagcctctcccactgctccaaagaacacgaacacgcagaatgACGAAGTAAATGAGCTAAGGCAAACTATTCAGACTCTCAGGGCAGAAAATGCTGAACTCAGACAGAAGCTCAACGAGCTCATAGATGAACTTAGGGCACTGAGAACAGGGCAGACAAATTCAAAGCCGCAAACAGCCGAAACCCAGTCGGCCACCATAGGGCGGCAGGAATTCACAACTGCCATGGTAGCCATGAACGATGCACTAGCGAATCTTAGCAACCTCGTTTCTAACATCCAAGAGGAGGCGCGCAAGGACAGAGAACGCCTAGTACAATTTACAGGCATGAAATCCAGAACTAAACCCTATACTAGGCCATCGGCTGAGTATGGCGAGCAACCCTAAACGCCTGGTCAAGTTGGAAACCCTCgatatatggcagtggaactgccgtgggatCCGCAGAAAGCAGGGTCTCCTTAAACAACACATCACTAACTGCACAGCTCCGCCAGACATAATCGCCCTACAGGAAACCGGCTGCTCACCCACTCTTGCGGGCTACTCAGTCTATGAAGGGCTCAGCCAGAGTAAGGTCGCGACGCTGGTTGCCAAAGCTGTCACCGTAATCAAACACGACATTGACGCAACGGACATTGACCACGTCTTTATTGAAATTATTACCCAAAAGAGAAGCCAAGAAAGCATCTTTCTCCTCAACATTTACAGCCCGCCCAGCCAGAGGAAAGCCAATTTTGGCTACCTGTTACGCAAGGCAGAACAAGCAGCAGGCAAGAAGGGTCTCGTCATcctgggggattttaatgcctgGCACAAAAGCTGGGGCTACGTTAAGGAAACTCAGAAAGGCAGGGACCTAGCCAGAGAAACGGATCGCAGAAGGCTTAGTCTCATCACAGACCACACCCAACCCACGCGAGTGGGGAACAGTATCAACCGAGATTCGTGCCCAGACTTGGCATTCGTCAGAGGGGTAAGGGACGCTCGATGGGAAAACGACGGGGAAACgcttggcagcgaccacttcattttGCGCATCAAGATAGAAACCCTCCCGATCAGGAAAAGACTTGGCCAGGCTAGGCTCACCGACTGGGTAGCCTATAGAAAAACTAGGGCGGAGTCCGAAGACACTGAGATCACAGACATTACGAGCTGGGTCGCAGGAATCAAGGCAGACTGCAAAAGGCTAACCCGAGAGGTCGCCCTCACCACCAACACACCCGAGGTGGATAAGCATCTTTTACACCTATGGGACGCCCGACGGGGGCTACTAAGAAGATGGAGGCGGCAGAAGCACAACAGAAAACTCAGACTAAAAATCGTTGAGGTCACCAGACAAGCCGAAGAGTATGCGACAGAACTCGCAGGGCGCAACTGGGACCAAAAATGCAACGAACTACAGGGGACCCTGGGCTGGAAAAAGACATGGGCCTTGCTAAGGAGTCTTATAGACCCAACCATGACCAAGTCCGAAAATCGTAAAACGACCCAACGGATCGCGCACCAATTCCAAGGCACAGACCGGGAAATGCTCAAGAACATCAAGCAGCGCTACATTGGGGATACAACGGACGTCGACTGCAGCTTGGCATACACGGGCGAAGCAAATCCCGCTCTAGATGAACCCATTACCATAGAAGAAGTAAGACACGCTGTGATGTCTGCCACAAAGAACACCACGCCAGGCAAGGATGGCATCACCAACGCCATGATAAGGAACCTGGACGAAAACTCCATCAAACGATTTACAGAATTCGTAAATAAACACTGGGAACAGGGGACTATCCCGGACGACTGGAGACATGCGGAAATAGTTATGATTCCGAAGTCCGGAAAGACTCCCTGCCTGGAAAACCTGCGACCCATTTCGCTAACGTCCTGCTTGGGAAAAGTATATGAGAGAATTGTGCTTCAGAGGTTGgagacccacctggaggacaacgAGCTCATGCCACACACTATGTTTGGATTCAGAAAATGCCTCTCAACGCAAGACATCCTCCTGCAGATTAAGGAGGAGGTACTTACTACCATCCCGAAATACGGCGAAAATATCTTGCTTGCACTCGATCTTAAGGCGGCCTTCGACAATGTAAGTCATAGGGCTGTGCTGGAGGGTCTCAGCAACATTGGTTGCGGCCAGAGAATACACAACTACGTCAGAGCTTTCCTCAGTGACAGAACCGCCACCATTGGTATAGGAGGCATCAGGACTGACACCTTCAACATGCCCAAAAagggaacaccgcaaggctctgtgaTATCCCCTACGCTTTTTAACATTGTTATGATCGGGTTAACACGGAAGCTCGAAAAAATTGAAGGCCTCAGGCatgccatatacgccgacgacgtcacaatctgggtGACCAAGGGATCCTTGGGAGAAAAACAAGACCTTCTGCAGAGCGCAGCAGATACAGTCCATGCATACACTGAACACTGCGGGCTTGTCTGCTCCCCGGAGAAATCCGAGGTGCTCAGAGTCTACAGAAGAGGCTACAATCTGCAAAACTCCATAGACATCTTCATAGGGGGGAGGAAGATTCCGGAGGTATCCCAAGTTAAGATCCTTGGCATGTGGATACAAAGCAACTGTCGTGTGGACCACACAATCAGACAGCTGGCAAACACTACAGCTCAGATCACGAGGATGATCGCAAGAATCTCAAACAGACGGCGAGGTATGAAAGAAGAGGACACATGTAGGCTAATACAGGCCCTCGTGGTCAGTAGGATTGTATACAGTGTCCCCTACCAAACACCGCTCGAGCAGGAAAAAGAACAATTAGAGGCAATCCTTAGGAAAGCTTACAAATGCGCTCTCGGACTACCGGTCAACACTTCGACGGAGAAATTCCTTCAGTTGGGCATAAACAATACAGTGCAAGAACACATCGAAGCTCACCTTCTCGCGCAGAAAATCAGACTCATGCTGACTCCAACGGGCAGGCACACGCTGAAGATACTGGGTATGAGAGATGCTTGCAGAGAAATTAACAGCACGGAAAGCATACCTAAAGAGATTCGAGAGATCATTGAGGTTAGCCCGataccgagaaacatgcaccctaacTTACACAAGGCCAGAAGAAAGGCAAGATCAGAAGCACACAACAGATATTTCTCGGCAAGAAAAGACGTGTTATACGTCGACGCGGCCACATACAATGAGCACTCCGGGGCGGTAGTCAGCGTTGTTGATCACCAGCTTAGAGAAATCAATTGCGCTTCGATCAAAGGCAACAACATCCTGGAGGCTGAGGAAGCGGCAATCGCACTCGCCATCACCCACAAGGGCGAAGAGGCCACTACAACAATA
This Dermacentor albipictus isolate Rhodes 1998 colony chromosome 1, USDA_Dalb.pri_finalv2, whole genome shotgun sequence DNA region includes the following protein-coding sequences:
- the LOC139054479 gene encoding uncharacterized protein, producing MADDDASATIGATTPIEKNPQRDDNATDLSQKKTLDNGGWFIAKYHNSRLIAVPDTGTEAVDKSAPSQPKLKENPIRQEKLPPLPKTDFKVIIRPKNGLNISQLSTHQMARAITKACGNPDMCNEGNLLIRLRNGSNIAIISTPSMETANVVQSIPSLRFGAKDYAVTAYVAAPDNSCKGVIHGLDAGTTPTELLAHLRVRTHGVKILYARMLGNSQTAVITFEGKIVPRYVYYYGGETRCYLYRSSRQVCYICFKPGHRADVCPTPDAVVCSNCAEPVIEDGHACEPRCALCKEAHPTRAKECKERLWKPRSPRGRKKEEPDAEAKDAGGRGRPRKRWFSRDSSSTSKSRSRSRSASKTRQAPETKKKQQKKTIHKKEEDSKLQLLETGTW